A segment of the Corylus avellana chromosome ca2, CavTom2PMs-1.0 genome:
ATGGTTTGTATGCTCTTGATTTCAGTGTTTGAATCTGAGTTATTGCATTGTCGTGTAGTCCATGAACCACACAAAGTTTAGATATTTGCAGCAGCATAATCATTGGGGGTAATCATTAGGAAAATATATGTAAAACAAAACTTCAcctgaaaaataatttacaatttcCTTGCTTCTCTGGACCTCGTTTTTTCCTTTTGACTTGTGGGTTCCTATCTGTTTTTAAAAGAgctagagaaaagaagaaagacagGAGCAATAGGAAGGGAGACTGCAAAGGCAAAAGAGAATAAAAGTTGGGCATATTTGGtatataaaatagttattttattgaaaaaagaaatagtcaTTATTATTGGGAATTATTATTCATTAGTTTAATTGTAACACTAGAATATAaccctacatatatatattttgttgtttggtaCAGTTCAATAGCTGTTGAATGGAATCATAACGCTGGCCACTGTTCAGCACGGCCCATTGCTGACCACCGTTTGACCTAGTCTCCAGCCATCCTCGGCCCAGCTTGCCAACCATCATCTCTTCGGTCACCATCCAACCTCACCATTGTCTAGCCTGCCCGGCCCATTTTCTACCACTCTGTTGCTCCATCTCCAACCACCCTCGACCATCGCCTACCTTCGACTACCGACCAGCTGTCGTTCCAGCCTAGTCTCTAGCCATTGTTTCATGCTGACAACTGTCGTCCGATATTCCTTTCTATGAGCTTAATTAAGCTTGTGGTATTGCAAGCAAGCGTCGAAAAACCGTAACATAATTATAGGAACAATGCATTTGTATACTGCATTTGTAACAGCTGGGGCAAAcagttacaattttttttttatcataaaatcaactaatacttaaaaaaaaaaaacgatctTGCTATGAAATTCCTTGGCGGGCTTCTAACAACATGAAAATTCTGCAGGAAGCTAGTTGCATCCATATATGATCTGTGCTGCATGGATACATCCTCCTGTGGTACTCCAGTTCAAGCATGAGCCAAATATTTTAGTTAGAGCTCCAATTTCGACAAAGACAGTGAACCCTGGCAAGTGAAGCCATATAATCATCAGACCTGAAATGAAAGGACTCGCTGTTAGATTTATCTCACTGTACGTATAGTTGCATTACTGAGAAATGTTGACATATTATGAATACAGACAGACCTCTGTCCATAAGGAGACTGGTATGCAGCAAGTATATGAAGCTTGGCCGCATCAGTTTTTTTCTGCACAGATATAAATTGCTTGATTATTAAGCTTAAGATGAGATGAGATCAGCAAGTAACCTTCAAAGCATTCACCCCTAATCAAAAGATAACATCAGTCCATTTTCCTTAAAGGTTGTCAATGAGTTCATCAGTAACCAAGCATGCTACACGATATCTCAATTTACTCTTTTATCAGTAATGTCAAAACACCTAGGTTAGAGAGAATGGAATAGAAGGACTTTCACTTACCAAATGGAAATGGGATAATTTCTTTACACCAGAGTTATGACAAGAACTGGTAATAAAAGATGTACATGACAGCAGATCTTCATATGTGCTAAAATAAGAAGCAAAGACAAACTCTTGACATGCAAGAAACATTCTTCTAAAAATCCCCCCATTCTCCttcaataaacttttttttttctctgccgAATGCATTAACGGTAGATTAATACTTCCAAGAAACCTACACCTTGCCAACTTAGTTCACTCTCCTCGATAGGCTTCCCTAATATTGACTATTGGGGATAACAGATAAGTGAATGAATTTAGGCCACTGAGGAAGGCTGAAGTGATGTAAGGTGAAACATCTTCTCCTTAAGTATCTCAATAGTGACAGTTCACATCAGTTGAAATGGAGTTTCTTTGCAGAACAAACCTAAGGACTTCATTTACATCCTAACATCCACTTAAACAATGGacaaaaatgtgaaataaatggTTTTACTAAAATGGCAAGATAAGTAGACACCACTGAGCATGTTTTCAACAACATTATTAGAAGTCTCTATCATCAACtcatatttttccctttaaggCAAAGAGACACAACATCCAACTAGTTGAACCCATAAATCTCAAATATAAGCATTAAGCATGAAATGGGGTTCCCACAAGTTAtgcattatatttttcctaCATATCGCCCACagcatgtccacacaagagttGTGAGTATTGCTTTTCCATATAAACAAAGAAGCCAGTTGTCTACTTGTGGTGCATCTGTAAATGAAGTATGGTCGAGCTGCTCTTTAATGATTTGCATTCTTTAAAGGAGCTAGCGAGAACTCAATTTGGTATGTTTATGAAGTATAACTGAATTAAAAGCCCAAACTAGGAAGGTTTAGAAGCTGAGAACAAACCTCAGATTCGTAATAAAGCCCAGCATACAGAGAAGCATAGAAATTTTCATTCTCCCTGCCATTTGAAAATGCAGCAACAAGCTATGCAgtaaaaccaaaattttcagTCAGATGAAGTTCTTGGAATTATATGCAACCATACTGCTCTTATATGGTAGCTCTTGAAATCAACATTTGCCCagttaaaatgacaaaagaaaaaggaaaaaaacacaaGAGTTTTTAGCTCAGAAGCATTAAATCACACCTTTTCAGGATCTCCACCATTTTTAAACATGTTATAGGCTTCCCGCATGACGGGTCGTGGATCCTTGCCAACCTGCATTCAGTTATTAAGTGATAAAAtgaatgttattattatttccacAGTTGGCACTTGGACACAGAAATAGGAAGATGACCCCATTTTAGCTCTCTAAATAGACAGAACAATAAAATCCACTAATTAACTTTGTTCAGGATACCAGGTCCTCTACCTACAGATGCCCATTAGTAATTAAAATGTATGATTAATCATAATGTAACTACTACTTCGTCAGGTTGCAGATCACCTAATCAGTTTTTGCATATACAGgcacataaataaattttttgcatCATGTCTCATGCACAGGGAAACCATCGGTTGGTTGGCTGGCGAGTTAAGTAATCAAAATCAAAGGCATGCGAGTTGCCTAACTCaggtaatgtttttttttttctgggtgaATAACGAAgtcaatctttttatttttcaatagaaTCAATGATGATGTTCCTCCTTTAACAAACAAACTTACCTCAAGAAACTGTTTCCTTGCTTCGTCAACTCCACATAATTGAGCTTCACAAAGAAAGCACCAGATGGATTCCTCTGTGTCATTTGGATTCTGTGAAACATCTAACCGGAATTGCTCTGCCCCTTCTTCAAACCTATGGAGAAGAGAAACCCACTTCAATCTCCTCACAATATTTAGAGATTCATGTTTTATCTTGTTTATGTCtatggggggaaaaaaaaaaagaaggaaaagaacaaATTAGGGCAGATTGAGCAGAGATTCCTTCTTTACTCAAAATGCAAGATTTCTCTAAGTTCAAAATTCTGCTTGTATTTTCTTTGCCAAAGTattctcagtaaccaaacaaAGGCACAAGGAGAATAGGACCAGTAAAGAATTAATACCTATCAAGGTAGTATAATGACAGCCCCCTTTGCCAAAGATCTGACAACAACCATCACCAATTCAATCTAATCTAATTCAACAGATAGTATATCCAAATCACAAAGATCCGTTATCTAAATTTCCCTATAACCTACATGCCTTTTGACGAGGATCCAACTCAATTGCCTTATCGAATTCCACCAAAGAACCTGGAACATCTCCCTTAACAATAACAAACACTCCGAATTACACAAACCAAAACAACTAATAAAACAAAGTACAGAAAGAAAGTACATGATGAAGGAAGTATACCTGCCGAAAGAGTAGCATTCCACGCCGAATGGAAACAACAGCTTCACGGGCATTGTTGCCACCAGTTAAGGCGTCCCAGATTCCAGAAACTGAAGGAAGGAACAATCTTCTGGATAGTGTTGGCGGTGGCGTTTGGTGGCTGTGAATTCTGGAATGATGGGTGGGGAAGAAGTGTGAGCTCGTGTGCGTTTTGAATGGAAAGGGAGGTGAGGGTATAGAGGGAGTGAAGTGTGAAGAAGTGGGCATGGAAATGGCGGGTTTAAGGATGTGGGTCATGGCCATTGAAGAGAGAGGCAACCTTGAAATGGGTAACTCGGGAACGAGAGAATGGGACTGAGAAATTGAGACCAACagttagagagagaaagagagagataaggCGCCAAAGAGCAATTGACTTAGAATGTatgtaaataaaattatataaattaattttaaggagAAACTTTAGAGTTCAAAACTACTCCGACGGTTGggttgggtcaccttgtgacgCATGGGTCTAGCTTGACCCATGGCTGGGTCGCAACCGCTGGTCactgtggatatatatatatatatatatatatatatatatatatatatatatatattattttttaatttgaaattaaaggtaaatttggacttttataaaaattaaaaaaaaaaaaaaaagttaggggtgTAAATGTCATTGTatcatttttaacatttaaaatatgacaaaggGGGTCAATTGactcaaattgaaagttcatggagttaaattgagagtttttaaaatttaaggagatcttctcaaaatgcgtggtaattcagaggtctaaagtaaagtttttcctagttttaatttaacttatttaattaaataagtaaaacTCTCTAactttaattcattaattttatattaggtttaCAGATCATCTCAAAATTTGTTAGCCTTAAATATCGAGTCGGGTCATGTTGAAGCATATGTATAAGGCGACCCCTTAACACTAATTAATTTCGTGTCGAGTTCGTgaattgtgttaaaaattgtcagccTTAGACTGTTGATCCATTTTGATTTTATGGCCAACATATACCGATTTAATAATGCATATGTTTTCACATTATGAATATATTActatgttatttaaattttttaaataatatgactCTAATGTAtactgttaaatataacaaaataaaaatttaagcaataaaataaataaatcaggtCAATTTCACCATTCCTAATTTCAGCTGGTTGGGTCTGCTCATCAATGAAGCTAAACAACTTCAGGTCAATGAAGTCCATTATGATCTAGTGGAGATTTATAGGCTTGTCTTTGGATGTGGATGTGCAAACAACTTGAGTCTCAACTTGAGCTAAATCATTGTGTTGTGGTGGTCGAATTTTGTAAGCAAAAACAGTGTCCAATATTTCATATGCTCCCAAATATTGAGGGAAAATATCAGTTTTCTAAACCTTGGACCATTGGCACTGGGACACTTGGATTCAAAGGATTTTTTGGGGGCTGGTTTTGGTGGACTTCATTTAGGGGCATATATAATTCAATTGGGGTAGTTGCTGAACCATACTACATAGTTCCAGCAACAACAAAagcggtaaaaaaaaaaaaaaaaaacagcaacgATGCTACTGGGAAGGACAATTTCAATATTTCCCATACGTAATCCTTTGTATAGATGTTGGGGCGGGCGGACACTAAGATGGAATAGACCTGCTAATATGCCCAATGTCCCTGTTGCAATATGATGAGAGGCTATTCCTCCTAGAACAAAAGGATCAAAACCTTCCACACCCCACGCTGAATTTACAGATTGTACCCTTCCGGCTAGTCTATAAGGATTGGACACCCATATTCCAAGACCATACAACCCCGTTACATGAAATGCGACAAACCCAAAACAAGCTAGTCCTGAAAGAAATAAATGAACTCCAAAAATCTTAGGTAAATCCAAAGAAGGTTTTCTCGTGCGTTcatcacaaaatatttatagatcCCAATACACCCAATGGCAAATAGCTGCCAAAAAGCACAAGCCAGAAAACACAATATGTGCACCAGCCACACCTTCGTAACTCCAAATACCCGAATTTGTTATAGTCCTTCCTGTGATACTCCAACCGCCCCATGAATTAGTTATTTCTAAATGAGTCAGGAAAGGTATAACAAACATACCCTGTCTCCACATTGGATCAAAAATAGGGCTAGAGGGATCAAAAACCGCTAATTCATATAGAGCCATCAAACCGGCCCAACCAGCAACTAGAGCTGTATGCATTATATGGATAGAAAGCAAACGACCCGAATCATTCAATACAACAGTATGAACACGATACCAAGGCAAACCCATGGAAATACTCCTttatcaatgaaaaataaacacTATGTAACTTTATTGCATTGGGAAAAACTACGCTATGGACCTCCAATTTTCAGTAGATTATCTCGAGTAAAGGATTAAGATTTGTTCTATTATATTAGTAATAATGGAAAAGCTTTATTTGTAGGAACAAACAGAAGCAGATCTACTTTATACCCGATAAATACCAATACACAATGGTAGGGGGCGGGATCCCACTTTCATTTTCTATGAGTGAAAGCATACATATTTATCATTCAAAAGACCCattcttacaaattttcttctttagtCATAGTCAttctgtatttttattttattttatgaccttattcaatttttggataaacTATGATAAAGGCTAAtcttattaagaaaataaacccaTTTTTACACTTTCACATCAAAGTAAGATATAGtacttaattctttttttctttcatttaatGCCTATTGGTGTTCCAAAAGTACCTTTTCGAAGTCCTGGGGAGGAAGATGCATCTTGGGTTGATGTATAGTGCAACTGGTCAGATATATTGGGTCACATGGGATTTCCCCATTCTCTCCCCCAATCCAGATATCCTCTCTTTCGCCCAAGAAAGATTGATTGAATCATCTAAAATTTGGAGCGTGAAGtgcaattatatttattttgttttttggaggGGGTATCCAGATTAATATTATCAATTAGAATAATTTATGATTTAGATTAATTTATAGTTGGCTCAATTGGACCAATAAAATGAAGTATCCAGGCTCCGTTTAGGAAAAACCCAATTGGTAATATATCCATGATTActatttttatcatattataaaCATGAGTGATCTCAAACTATTTAAATAATCGAGTAATATAATGAATACAATGAATATTTGGTAGAAgacatgaaataaataaataataataaaaaaaagatagcaAAAACACGTGGTATTGGGGCATTTGCACTATATGTGCAAATCAAAATCGGGCCGATCTTTACTCGGAGTAGAgcataaacctaaaaaaattgaagaagccCATTCCGGAACAAGAAAATGACATCGTGATTTGGATTCGATCTCGATGAAACAATAAATCAATGAGAAGTTCGTTCGATAAGTTTAGTAGATTACTtttatctatttctttttatttataggtaAAGTAAACAGACCAAAACTaatatttcttgaaaaatagaagaaaaaagccCTTTGTTAGAAGGAGCCCACTATGAAAAAAGATGAGGGCTGTAATCTACacattgattcttttttttcgCGATTTTTGGTAAAACGTATGCATCAAAAGGTGCGCGTACGGTTCCTAAGGATACAATTTTATCCTAATCAACCGACTTTATCGAGAAAGATTACTTTTTTTAGGCCAAGAGGTTGATAGCGAGATCTTAAATCAACTTATTGGTCTTATGGAATATCTTAGTATAGAGGATGATATCAAAGATCTGTATTTGTTTATAAACTCTCCCGGAGAGTGGGTAATACCCAAAGTAGCTATTTATGATACTATGTAATTTGTACAACCAAATGTACAGACAATATGCATGAAATTAGCCGCTTCAATGGAATCTTTTATTCCGGTCGGAAAAGGAATTATCAAACGTCTAGCATTCCCTATGTCTAGCCAACGTTTTGGCTAAAGGTCTAGCCAAAGCCCAacgtttttcaaaaaataaaaaatgaagggaCATTTGGAGAGAATTAAAAATGCAGTAATTATAATTCTCTCCAAATGTTTTGGCTTGACTTTAGTGTCTTCGACTTCTGCTCAAGGACACTAAAGTCAAGCCAATAGAAGTAATTATAGCAAAGGGGCAGATTTCTCTGAAGAAATAGGGTGGGCAGGTGGGTTGGCTGGACCCTCCCCAATTGGCATTGATAGGAGGATAATGGAACAAGTTGTTTTCTGCGTCCAAAAAATCCAACTGGCTGGGTCACACTATGAAACACACCagtcttttgttttatatatattttttaaaaaataaataatattttattatttatctttagttggAACACGTAGCGAAATTGTGATTGCTGAATGACATTGAATGgccaaaatttgagaaaaagctGATAAACAATTTTTAGAGCATTGTCGGGGATCTGGTTCGTTAGAATGAGAGTACAAACGAGCTATTTAACCTTTGAACCTTAAGGGTTCTCTCCCGTTTGCCTTTCTCTGCCACTTGGATTGTTGCATCACATGTTGACAACTTGTTATTTAATTCACATGCACATCACTGGCAACGGGCTAAAGCTATTCAAAGCGTCTAACACTTTGCattaaaaaactataaatttcAAGCTTCCGTgtatatacatatgtatataaatatatgtgtaATTAAAGATTGTATCGTCAAGATAATTTCACAAGCAAAGAAACAGAGACCGAAGACCCCAGACGTTGTTTTCAAGATTTTCGTGTCAAAGCTCGATGGAAGCCATGGGCATAGGCATGGAGATGCTGCCGGAAGATTGTGTATCAACAATTCTTGCCAACACGTCTCCACTGGACGCATGCAGGTCGTCAATGGTCTCATCCACCTTCCGGTCAGCGGCAGCGTCCGAATACCTTCGTAACTCCAAATACCCAGATTCGTTATAGTCCCTCCTGTGATACTCCAACCGCCCCATGAATTGGTTATTCCTAAACGAGTCATGAAAGGTATAATAAACATACCCTGTCTTCACATTGGATCAAGAATAGGGCCAGAGGGATCAAAAACCGCTAATTCATATAGAGCCATCGAACCGGCCCAACCAGCAATTAGAGTTGTATGCATTATATGGACAGAAAGCAAATGACCCGGATCATTCAATACGACGGTATGAACATGATACCAAGGCAAACCCCTGGAAATACCCCTTTATCAACGAAATATAGACACTATATAACTTTATTGCATTGGAAAAAACTATGCTATGGACCTCCCATTTTCAGTAGATTATCTCGAGGAAATGATTAAGATTTGTCATATTATATTAGTAATAATGAAAGAGTTCTGTTTGTAGGAATAATCAGAAGCAGATCTACTCTATACGCGATAAGTACCAATACACAATGGTAGGGGGCGGGATCCCGCTTTCATTTTCTATGAGTGAAAGCATACATATTTGTTCATATCATTCAAAAGACCCattcttaaatattttcttcttttgtcatAGTCATtctgtcttttatttatttattttattttatgagctTATTCGATTTTTGGATAAGCTATGATAAAGGCTAATCTTATTaagacaataaaaccatttttatGCTTTCACATCAAAGTAAGATATAGtacttaattctttttttctttcatttaatGCCTATTGGTGTTCCAAAAGTACATTTTCAAAGTCCTGGGGAGGAAGATGCATCTTGGGTTGATGTATAGTGCGACTTGTTAGATATATTGGGTCACATGGGATTTCTCCATTCTCTCCCCCGATCGAGATATCCTCTCTTTCACCCAAGAAAGATTGATTGAATCATCAAAAATTTGGAGCATGAAGtgcaattatatttattttgttttttggaggGGGCATCCAGATTAATATCATCAATTAGAATAATTTATGATTTAGATTAATTTATAGTTTGCTCAATTGGACCAATAAAATGAACTATCTAGGCtctgtttagaaaaaaaacccaattggTAATATATCCATGATTActatttttatcatattataaaCATGAGTGATCTCAAACTGTTTAAGCAATCGAGTAATATAATGAATACATTGAATATTTGGTAGAAgacatgaaataaataaataaataaaaaaccatagCAAAAACACGTGGTATTGGGGCATTTGCCCTATATGTGCAAATCAAAATCGAGCTGATCTACTCGGAGTAGACTGTAGAgc
Coding sequences within it:
- the LOC132171780 gene encoding uncharacterized protein LOC132171780 isoform X2 — encoded protein: MAMTHILKPAISMPTSSHFTPSIPSPPFPFKTHTSSHFFPTHHSRIHSHQTPPPTLSRRLFLPSVSGIWDALTGGNNAREAVVSIRRGMLLFRQGDVPGSLVEFDKAIELDPRQKAYLWQRGLSLYYLDRFEEGAEQFRLDVSQNPNDTEESIWCFLCEAQLCGVDEARKQFLEVGKDPRPVMREAYNMFKNGGDPEKKKTDAAKLHILAAYQSPYGQRSDDYMASLARVHCLCRNWSSN
- the LOC132171780 gene encoding uncharacterized protein LOC132171780 isoform X1 — translated: MAMTHILKPAISMPTSSHFTPSIPSPPFPFKTHTSSHFFPTHHSRIHSHQTPPPTLSRRLFLPSVSGIWDALTGGNNAREAVVSIRRGMLLFRQGDVPGSLVEFDKAIELDPRQKAYLWQRGLSLYYLDRFEEGAEQFRLDVSQNPNDTEESIWCFLCEAQLCGVDEARKQFLEVGKDPRPVMREAYNMFKNGGDPEKLVAAFSNGRENENFYASLYAGLYYESEKKTDAAKLHILAAYQSPYGQRSDDYMASLARVHCLCRNWSSN